In Marinicauda algicola, one DNA window encodes the following:
- a CDS encoding DUF952 domain-containing protein — protein MSDDILYRLADPASLARAALDGVFEGEAIDLADGFIHLSTRAQLAGTLESHFSHLTRLALAEIDARELGAALKWEKSRGGELFPHVYGTIPFAAIRTVHLMRRSEDAPWQLPEELS, from the coding sequence ATGAGCGACGATATCCTCTACCGCCTCGCCGATCCGGCGAGCCTCGCGCGCGCCGCCCTCGACGGCGTGTTCGAGGGCGAGGCCATCGACCTCGCCGACGGGTTCATCCACCTCTCCACGCGCGCCCAGCTCGCCGGAACGCTGGAGAGCCACTTCTCCCATCTCACCCGTCTCGCGCTCGCCGAGATCGACGCGCGCGAGCTCGGGGCGGCGCTGAAATGGGAGAAGTCGCGCGGCGGCGAGCTATTCCCGCACGTCTACGGCACGATCCCCTTCGCCGCGATCCGCACCGTCCATCTCATGCGCCGCAGCGAGGACGCGCCCTGGCAACTGCCCGAGGAGCTTTCATGA
- a CDS encoding S24 family peptidase yields MLSHSQIWRGIDRLAERAGLSPSGLARAAGLDSTTFNPSKRFAADGTKPRWPSTESLAKALEAVGTGFDEFAALATGRGAGRAVPLIGMAQAGSEGFFDDAGFPAGTGWEQVHFPGVEDDHAYALEISGDSMRPVYRPGDRIVVAPHAQPRRGDRVVVKTRSGEVMAKELGRVTADTVELISLNAEFENRVIAVRDIVWMARIVWASQ; encoded by the coding sequence ATGCTCAGCCACAGCCAGATCTGGCGCGGAATCGACCGGCTTGCCGAGCGCGCAGGACTGTCGCCCTCCGGCCTCGCCCGGGCAGCCGGGCTCGATTCCACGACCTTCAATCCGTCCAAGCGCTTCGCTGCGGACGGCACCAAGCCGCGCTGGCCCTCAACCGAAAGCCTGGCCAAGGCGCTGGAGGCGGTCGGGACCGGCTTCGACGAGTTCGCCGCGCTCGCCACCGGGCGCGGCGCCGGGCGTGCCGTGCCGCTGATCGGCATGGCCCAGGCCGGCAGCGAGGGTTTCTTCGACGATGCCGGCTTTCCCGCCGGCACGGGCTGGGAGCAGGTTCATTTCCCCGGCGTGGAGGACGACCACGCCTATGCGCTCGAGATCAGCGGGGATTCCATGCGGCCGGTCTACCGGCCCGGCGACCGCATCGTGGTCGCCCCGCACGCCCAGCCGCGGCGCGGCGACCGGGTCGTGGTCAAGACCCGCTCCGGCGAGGTGATGGCCAAGGAACTCGGCCGCGTCACCGCCGACACGGTCGAGCTGATCTCGCTCAATGCCGAATTCGAGAACCGCGTCATTGCGGTGCGCGACATCGTCTGGATGGCCCGCATCGTCTGGGCGAGCCAGTAG
- a CDS encoding lysine--tRNA ligase, whose product MTDFTALAQDAKAWPFELAREVKKRVEKDGLTGDAVVFETGYGPSGLPHIGTFGEVARTTMVRHAFRVLTGDRYPTRLLCVSDDMDGMRKVPENVPNRDALANHLDRPLTSVPDPFGTHASYGAHMNARLRAFLDHFRFEYDFASATDLYRDGTYDAALLATLKHFDKIMDVMLPTLGEERRRTYSPVLPISPKSGKVLYVPMKSVDAEAGTVTFDDEDGEEQTIRVTGGNAKLQWKPDFGMRWAALGVDFEMFGKDHQANAPIYSKICRILGGNPPVQFVYELFLDERGEKISKSKGNGIAVEDWLRYAPWESLSMYMYTKPKTAKRLYFDVIPKAVDEYRQHLAAFPQQEPAQQIENPVWHIHNGNPPAPGADISFALLLNLVSVANASDKDTLWGFITRYAPDATPDSEPFLDRLTSYAIAYYEDFVKPQKVYRAPTAKERAAMQDLLARLKALDPGETDAEIIQTEVFAAGKAHDFEPLRDWFKALYEVLLGQSQGPRFGSFAAIYGLPQTIDLIERALKGEDLA is encoded by the coding sequence ATGACCGACTTCACCGCGCTTGCCCAAGACGCCAAGGCCTGGCCGTTCGAACTGGCGCGCGAGGTGAAGAAACGCGTCGAGAAGGACGGCCTGACCGGCGACGCGGTGGTGTTCGAGACTGGCTACGGGCCGTCGGGCCTTCCCCATATCGGCACCTTCGGCGAGGTCGCGCGCACCACCATGGTGCGTCACGCCTTCCGGGTACTGACCGGCGACAGATATCCCACCAGGCTCCTGTGCGTCTCCGACGACATGGACGGCATGAGGAAGGTGCCCGAGAACGTACCCAACCGCGACGCGCTCGCGAACCATCTCGACCGGCCGCTGACGAGCGTGCCCGACCCGTTCGGCACTCACGCGAGCTACGGCGCGCACATGAATGCGCGCCTGCGCGCCTTTCTCGATCATTTCCGCTTCGAGTACGACTTCGCTTCGGCGACCGATCTCTACCGCGACGGCACCTACGACGCCGCGCTGCTCGCGACGCTGAAGCATTTCGACAAGATCATGGACGTCATGCTCCCCACGCTGGGCGAGGAGCGGCGCAGGACCTATTCGCCCGTGCTGCCGATCTCGCCGAAGTCCGGCAAGGTGCTCTACGTGCCGATGAAATCGGTCGATGCGGAGGCCGGGACCGTCACCTTCGACGACGAGGACGGCGAGGAGCAGACGATCAGGGTGACCGGCGGGAACGCCAAGCTGCAGTGGAAGCCCGATTTCGGCATGCGCTGGGCCGCGCTGGGCGTCGATTTCGAGATGTTCGGCAAGGACCACCAGGCCAACGCCCCGATCTATTCCAAGATCTGCCGCATCCTCGGCGGCAATCCGCCCGTCCAGTTCGTCTACGAGCTGTTCCTCGACGAGCGGGGCGAGAAGATCTCCAAGTCGAAGGGCAACGGAATCGCGGTGGAGGACTGGCTGCGCTACGCGCCGTGGGAAAGCCTGTCGATGTACATGTACACCAAGCCGAAGACGGCCAAGCGTCTCTATTTCGACGTCATCCCCAAGGCCGTCGACGAGTACCGCCAGCATCTCGCCGCCTTCCCGCAGCAGGAGCCGGCGCAGCAGATCGAGAACCCGGTCTGGCACATCCACAACGGCAACCCGCCCGCGCCCGGCGCGGACATCTCGTTCGCGCTGCTGCTCAATCTCGTCTCGGTCGCCAACGCGTCGGACAAGGACACGCTGTGGGGCTTCATCACGCGCTACGCCCCGGACGCGACGCCGGACAGCGAGCCCTTCCTGGACCGGCTGACGAGCTATGCGATCGCCTATTACGAGGACTTCGTGAAGCCGCAGAAGGTCTATCGCGCCCCGACCGCGAAGGAACGCGCGGCGATGCAGGACCTGCTCGCGCGCCTCAAGGCCCTCGACCCCGGGGAGACCGACGCGGAAATCATCCAGACCGAGGTGTTCGCCGCGGGCAAGGCGCACGATTTCGAGCCGCTGCGCGACTGGTTCAAGGCGCTCTACGAAGTCCTGCTCGGCCAGAGCCAGGGCCCGCGCTTCGGCAGCTTCGCCGCGATCTACGGCCTGCCGCAGACGATCGACCTCATCGAGCGTGCCCTGAAGGGCGAGGACCTCGCCTAG
- a CDS encoding FMN-binding glutamate synthase family protein, which yields MTLRDKSRYLPWLAAILLAALSIAATIAWSGWWMIGVVFFGTGALLGLFDQFQAAHTLWRNYPALARIRWVSEALRPFVRSYFVESETDGRPFHQEERALVYRRSKNIEGLEPFGSKSDFRYTEIEWIQHSIAARTGENAKRRLTIGGSDCKQPYDASIFNVSAMSFGAIGARATEALNKGAKAGNFAQDTGEGGISRHHRHGGDLIWEIGSGYFGCRTKDGGFDPQKFQDRASSDQVKMIEIKLSQGAKPGHGGVLPGEKVTQEIAEARGVPAGQDCISPPSHSAFSNPIEMMEFIARLRELSGGKPVGFKLCVGKRSEMLALAKAMLETKILPDFIVVDGIEGGTGAAPTEFIDDIGSPMRNGLLVVRDALTGTGLRERVKIGAAGKIITGARFAKTLALGADWVNSARGFMFALGCVQSMRCHTNRCPTGITTQDRDRQRGLVIEDKVPRVVNFHRNTIDALIQVCAAAGCEDPKDIHPEQIMRRWGADKASAFSELYPVLEPGQLLDEPEATIYAEEWKAARADSFDPRFKAA from the coding sequence ATGACCTTGCGGGACAAGTCGCGCTACCTGCCCTGGCTCGCCGCCATCCTGCTCGCTGCCCTGTCGATCGCCGCGACGATCGCCTGGAGCGGCTGGTGGATGATTGGCGTGGTGTTCTTCGGCACCGGCGCCCTGCTCGGCCTCTTCGACCAGTTCCAGGCCGCCCACACCCTGTGGCGCAACTACCCGGCCCTGGCGCGCATCCGCTGGGTCTCCGAGGCCCTGCGCCCCTTCGTGCGCTCCTACTTCGTGGAGAGCGAGACCGACGGGCGGCCCTTCCACCAGGAAGAGCGCGCCCTGGTCTACCGCCGTTCGAAGAATATCGAGGGCCTCGAGCCCTTCGGCTCGAAGAGCGATTTCCGCTACACCGAGATCGAGTGGATCCAGCACTCGATAGCCGCGCGGACCGGCGAGAACGCCAAGCGGCGCCTGACCATCGGCGGGTCCGACTGCAAGCAGCCCTACGATGCGTCCATCTTCAACGTGTCCGCCATGAGCTTCGGCGCGATCGGCGCGCGCGCGACCGAGGCGCTGAACAAGGGGGCGAAGGCCGGCAATTTCGCGCAGGACACCGGGGAAGGGGGCATCTCGCGCCATCACCGCCATGGCGGGGACCTCATCTGGGAGATCGGATCGGGCTATTTCGGCTGCCGCACGAAGGACGGCGGGTTCGATCCTCAGAAATTCCAGGATCGGGCCTCTTCCGATCAGGTGAAGATGATCGAGATCAAGCTCTCCCAGGGCGCAAAGCCCGGCCATGGCGGGGTGCTGCCCGGCGAGAAGGTCACGCAGGAGATCGCCGAGGCCCGCGGCGTCCCGGCGGGCCAGGATTGCATCTCCCCGCCGTCCCACTCGGCCTTTTCCAACCCGATCGAGATGATGGAGTTCATCGCCCGCCTGCGCGAACTCTCGGGGGGCAAGCCGGTCGGCTTCAAGCTCTGCGTCGGCAAGAGGAGCGAGATGCTCGCTCTCGCCAAGGCGATGCTGGAAACGAAGATCCTGCCCGACTTCATCGTCGTGGACGGGATCGAGGGCGGTACCGGCGCGGCGCCGACGGAGTTCATCGACGATATCGGCTCGCCGATGCGGAACGGCCTCCTCGTCGTGCGCGACGCGCTCACCGGCACGGGGCTGCGCGAGAGGGTGAAGATCGGCGCGGCCGGCAAGATCATCACCGGCGCGCGCTTCGCCAAGACGCTGGCGCTCGGCGCGGACTGGGTCAATTCGGCGCGCGGCTTCATGTTCGCGCTGGGCTGCGTGCAGTCCATGCGCTGCCACACCAATCGCTGCCCGACCGGCATCACCACCCAGGATCGCGACCGCCAGCGCGGCCTCGTCATCGAGGACAAGGTCCCACGCGTCGTCAATTTCCACCGCAACACGATCGACGCCCTCATCCAGGTCTGCGCCGCGGCCGGGTGCGAGGATCCCAAGGACATCCATCCCGAGCAGATCATGCGCCGCTGGGGCGCCGACAAGGCGAGCGCGTTCTCCGAGCTCTATCCCGTGCTCGAACCCGGCCAGCTGCTCGACGAGCCGGAGGCCACGATCTATGCCGAGGAGTGGAAGGCCGCGCGCGCGGACAGCTTCGATCCGCGTTTCAAGGCGGCGTGA
- a CDS encoding TetR/AcrR family transcriptional regulator, translating to MSKPVRQRRPEDRPDEILDAALAEFTEAGFAGAKVEDIARRAGVSKGTIYLYFDTKEAMLKALVEQSAGRIAQGAAALIEAGAARDPVQTYRSVFRMVLTAMSDPDISAAPRLVLSEAARFPELARYYRERVIQIGIGALKRLLETGAQSGVFRKVDLVAAERVLAGPAVAHLMLSTVFALPGDPRPDPARLADQITDIVLYGLTPRTDRP from the coding sequence ATGTCCAAGCCCGTACGCCAGCGCCGCCCGGAAGACCGCCCCGACGAGATCCTCGACGCGGCCCTTGCCGAGTTCACCGAGGCCGGCTTCGCCGGCGCGAAGGTGGAGGACATCGCGCGCCGCGCCGGCGTCTCGAAGGGCACGATCTATCTCTATTTCGACACCAAGGAGGCGATGCTGAAGGCGCTCGTCGAGCAGTCTGCCGGCCGCATCGCGCAGGGGGCCGCGGCGCTCATCGAGGCGGGGGCCGCGCGCGATCCGGTCCAGACCTATCGCAGCGTGTTCCGCATGGTGCTCACCGCCATGTCCGATCCGGACATCTCCGCGGCGCCCCGTCTGGTCCTGTCGGAAGCGGCCCGCTTTCCCGAACTCGCGCGCTACTACCGCGAGCGCGTCATCCAGATCGGCATCGGCGCGCTGAAGCGCCTGCTCGAAACCGGGGCGCAGTCGGGCGTGTTCAGGAAAGTGGACCTCGTGGCGGCCGAGCGCGTGCTCGCCGGGCCGGCCGTGGCGCACCTGATGCTGTCCACCGTATTCGCCCTGCCGGGCGATCCGCGGCCGGATCCCGCCCGGCTCGCCGACCAGATCACCGATATCGTGCTTTACGGGCTGACGCCCCGGACGGACCGGCCATGA
- a CDS encoding HlyD family secretion protein, with protein sequence MRHLPIPLLSCVLALAACGEPDELTLHGYAEADFRNLAPQAPGRIDSLNVADGDRVAAGTALFSLDSRAEREALEAARRRAEAAAARFDEAAAGGREPEIAAARDALDQARAEQQRARENLVRTLTLFERGVVPRARLDDAQAQAASADARVAELRQRLTLVQLPAREQRLAALAAEAEAARAEASRLEAELARRTVSAPAEGRVDRVLAFEGEMAGPSQPVVRFLPDGALYALVFIPEPILAGTPVGTRLSVTCDACPPDLEARITAISEEAEFTPPVIYSDEERARLVYRAEAVFEGADAPPAGTPLRVRVVE encoded by the coding sequence ATGAGACATCTGCCCATCCCCCTGCTTTCGTGCGTGCTGGCCCTGGCCGCCTGCGGCGAGCCGGACGAACTCACGCTGCACGGCTATGCCGAGGCCGACTTCCGCAATCTCGCGCCGCAGGCGCCGGGGCGCATCGACAGCCTGAACGTCGCCGACGGCGACCGGGTCGCAGCGGGCACGGCCCTGTTCAGCCTCGACAGCCGGGCCGAGCGCGAGGCGCTGGAAGCCGCCCGCCGGCGCGCCGAGGCGGCGGCCGCCCGCTTCGACGAAGCGGCTGCGGGCGGGCGCGAGCCGGAGATCGCCGCGGCGCGCGACGCGCTCGACCAGGCCCGCGCCGAGCAGCAGCGCGCCCGCGAGAACCTCGTGCGCACGCTGACCCTGTTCGAGCGCGGCGTCGTTCCGCGCGCGCGCCTCGACGATGCCCAGGCCCAGGCGGCGAGCGCCGACGCGCGCGTCGCCGAGCTGCGCCAGCGCCTGACGCTGGTACAGCTGCCGGCCCGCGAACAGCGCCTCGCCGCGCTCGCCGCCGAGGCCGAGGCCGCCCGGGCCGAGGCCTCGCGCCTGGAAGCCGAGCTCGCCCGGCGCACGGTGTCCGCCCCGGCCGAGGGGCGGGTCGACCGCGTGCTCGCCTTCGAAGGCGAGATGGCCGGACCGAGCCAGCCGGTCGTGCGCTTCCTGCCGGACGGCGCGCTCTACGCCCTGGTCTTCATTCCCGAGCCGATCCTCGCCGGCACGCCGGTCGGCACGCGGCTCTCGGTCACCTGCGATGCCTGCCCGCCGGACCTGGAGGCGCGGATCACCGCGATCTCCGAGGAAGCCGAGTTCACCCCGCCGGTGATCTATTCCGACGAGGAGCGCGCGCGCCTGGTCTATCGCGCCGAGGCGGTTTTCGAAGGCGCGGACGCACCGCCCGCGGGCACGCCCCTGAGGGTGCGCGTCGTCGAATGA
- a CDS encoding ABC transporter ATP-binding protein, with the protein MSEERDTVIEVEGLTKRFGGLTAVDDFSMRVPKGAIYGFLGPNGSGKTTTIRLMVGLMRPDAGGGTALGYDIATQAREIKQRIGYMTQHFSLYSDLTVRENLDFVSRLHALEGRKQAVEAALEEYNLDPRADQLAGTLSGGWKQRLALAASQMHRPQLLLLDEPTAGVDPKARRDFWDRIRGLTRKGVTVLVSTHYMDEAVQCDYIAFISAGKKLVDAPSGEVPERVGLYTRRIEGPDLAGLRDELEGLDGIDQIARFGSALHVSGRDEERLERALRPWVDDEDYTVEPVRSGLEEAFIWLMAEKREAAP; encoded by the coding sequence ATGAGCGAGGAGCGCGACACCGTCATCGAGGTCGAGGGCCTGACCAAGCGCTTCGGCGGGCTCACCGCGGTGGACGATTTCTCCATGCGCGTGCCGAAGGGCGCCATCTACGGCTTCCTCGGGCCCAACGGCTCGGGCAAGACCACGACGATCCGGCTGATGGTCGGCCTCATGAGGCCCGATGCGGGCGGCGGCACGGCGCTGGGCTACGACATCGCGACCCAGGCGCGCGAGATCAAGCAGCGCATCGGCTACATGACGCAGCATTTCTCGCTCTATTCGGACCTGACGGTGCGCGAGAACCTGGACTTCGTCTCGCGCCTGCACGCACTCGAGGGCCGCAAGCAGGCGGTCGAGGCGGCGCTGGAGGAGTACAATCTCGATCCGCGCGCCGACCAGCTGGCCGGCACGCTCTCGGGCGGCTGGAAGCAGCGCCTGGCGCTCGCCGCCTCCCAGATGCATCGCCCGCAGCTCCTGCTGCTCGACGAGCCCACCGCCGGCGTCGATCCCAAGGCGCGGCGCGATTTCTGGGACCGGATCAGGGGCCTTACGCGCAAGGGCGTCACCGTGCTGGTCTCGACCCACTACATGGACGAGGCGGTGCAGTGCGACTACATCGCCTTCATCTCGGCGGGAAAGAAGCTCGTCGACGCCCCCTCCGGAGAGGTGCCCGAGCGCGTCGGCCTGTACACGCGGCGCATCGAGGGTCCCGATCTCGCCGGCCTGCGCGACGAGCTCGAGGGTCTGGACGGCATCGACCAGATCGCCCGCTTCGGCTCGGCCCTGCACGTGAGCGGGCGCGACGAGGAGAGGCTGGAGCGGGCGCTGCGGCCCTGGGTCGACGACGAGGACTACACCGTCGAGCCCGTCCGCAGCGGCCTGGAAGAAGCCTTCATCTGGCTGATGGCGGAAAAGCGCGAGGCTGCGCCGTGA
- a CDS encoding ABC transporter permease gives MRRDRLTFAMMVGIPLMQLLLFGYAINTDPRHLPTLVEMGDHGPLSRAIVQAMETSTYFEIIGVVDDPGEAGEALQTGEALFVVTIPAHFERDLLRGERPQILLDADATDPVAAGAGIGAFPTIVSEALAPLTGGRAPAAETVVHRRYNPAGRTELNIVPGLLGVILTMTMVMMTSMAITKERERGTLEGLLSTPARPFEVMIGKVTPYVFVGFLQVVLMLVLAWTLFGVPFRGSALAFVLATGLFILVNLSLGFLFSTLAKSQMQAMQMTFFMFLPSILLSGFMFPFKGMPDWAQFIGECLPLTHYLRAVREVMLKHAGLAEVWSDLWPLLIILSVIAAAAMARYQRTLD, from the coding sequence ATGCGCCGTGACCGGCTGACCTTCGCGATGATGGTCGGCATCCCGCTGATGCAGCTCCTGCTCTTCGGCTATGCGATCAACACCGACCCGCGCCATCTGCCGACCCTGGTGGAGATGGGCGATCACGGGCCGCTCTCGCGCGCGATTGTGCAGGCGATGGAGACCTCCACCTATTTCGAGATCATCGGCGTCGTCGACGATCCCGGCGAGGCCGGAGAGGCGCTGCAGACCGGCGAGGCGCTGTTCGTGGTGACCATCCCGGCCCATTTCGAGCGCGACCTGCTGCGCGGCGAGCGCCCGCAGATCCTGCTCGATGCCGATGCCACCGACCCGGTCGCCGCCGGCGCGGGCATCGGCGCCTTCCCGACCATCGTGAGCGAGGCGCTCGCGCCGCTGACGGGCGGGCGAGCGCCGGCGGCCGAGACGGTCGTCCACCGGCGCTACAATCCGGCCGGGCGCACCGAACTCAACATCGTGCCCGGCCTGCTCGGCGTGATCCTGACCATGACCATGGTCATGATGACGTCCATGGCGATCACCAAGGAGCGCGAGCGCGGCACGCTGGAAGGACTGCTCTCCACCCCGGCGCGCCCGTTCGAGGTCATGATCGGCAAGGTGACGCCCTATGTCTTCGTGGGCTTCTTGCAGGTCGTGCTCATGCTGGTCCTCGCCTGGACCCTGTTCGGCGTACCGTTTCGCGGAAGCGCGCTGGCCTTCGTCCTGGCGACCGGCCTGTTCATCCTGGTCAATCTCTCGCTCGGCTTCCTGTTCTCCACGCTGGCGAAGAGCCAGATGCAGGCGATGCAGATGACGTTCTTCATGTTCCTGCCCTCCATCCTGCTGTCCGGCTTCATGTTCCCGTTCAAGGGCATGCCGGACTGGGCGCAGTTCATCGGCGAATGCCTGCCGCTGACCCATTACCTGAGGGCCGTGCGCGAGGTGATGCTCAAGCATGCCGGCCTCGCGGAGGTGTGGAGCGATCTCTGGCCGCTCCTGATCATCCTCTCGGTGATCGCCGCGGCCGCGATGGCACGCTACCAGCGCACGCTCGACTAG
- a CDS encoding helix-turn-helix transcriptional regulator, with amino-acid sequence MRNRLRELRAERGWSQQKLAEELGVSRQTVNALETGKYAPSLPLAFRIGRVFGLRIEEIFSDAPD; translated from the coding sequence ATGAGGAACCGGCTGCGCGAACTCAGGGCCGAGCGCGGCTGGAGCCAGCAGAAGCTGGCCGAGGAACTCGGCGTGTCGCGACAGACCGTCAACGCGCTCGAGACGGGCAAGTACGCCCCCTCCCTGCCGCTCGCCTTCAGGATCGGCCGCGTCTTCGGCCTGAGGATCGAGGAGATCTTCTCCGACGCCCCGGATTGA
- a CDS encoding peroxiredoxin, giving the protein MPLLLGDTAPNFQAETTEGKIDFHDWIGNDWVIFFSHPADYTPVCTTELGYTAKLEDEFKKRGAKAIALSVDPLEDHHGWIKDIEETQGVRMNFPIIADTDRKVSELYSMIHPKADPKVTVRAVYVIDPDKKIRATFTYPPSAGRNFNEVLRLLDSLQLTSKYKVATPVNWEEGQDVIVVPSLTDEEADKLFPKGYKKIKPYLRVTPQPNK; this is encoded by the coding sequence ATGCCCCTGCTGCTTGGCGACACCGCCCCGAACTTCCAGGCCGAAACCACCGAAGGCAAGATCGATTTCCACGACTGGATCGGCAATGACTGGGTGATCTTCTTTTCCCACCCGGCCGACTACACCCCCGTGTGCACCACCGAGCTCGGCTACACCGCCAAGCTCGAGGACGAATTCAAGAAGCGCGGCGCCAAGGCGATCGCGCTGTCCGTCGATCCGCTGGAGGACCATCACGGCTGGATCAAGGACATCGAGGAGACCCAGGGTGTCAGGATGAACTTCCCGATCATCGCCGACACCGACCGCAAGGTGTCCGAGCTCTACTCGATGATCCACCCCAAGGCTGATCCGAAGGTGACCGTGCGCGCGGTCTATGTGATCGACCCCGACAAGAAGATCCGCGCCACCTTCACCTATCCCCCCAGCGCGGGGCGGAATTTCAACGAGGTGCTGCGCCTGCTGGATTCCCTGCAGCTGACCTCGAAATACAAGGTCGCCACCCCGGTGAACTGGGAAGAGGGCCAGGACGTCATCGTCGTGCCGAGCCTCACCGACGAGGAGGCCGACAAGCTCTTCCCGAAGGGCTACAAGAAGATCAAGCCCTACCTGCGCGTGACGCCGCAACCCAACAAGTAG
- a CDS encoding SixA phosphatase family protein, which produces MPHLIIIRHAKTIDRSEVDEDFDRFLTERGHADAERTAQALARTGLTADRALVSPARRTQETWSHIASTLGDPPVESPMALYHASTEMLLRAVTEAYEAGTAGLVLVGHNPGIGGLAREMAARAGTLSRWPEGYPTGAASVFEIVAPASALKGARQVLLHNPKA; this is translated from the coding sequence ATGCCGCACCTCATCATCATCCGCCACGCCAAGACGATCGACCGGTCGGAAGTCGACGAGGATTTCGACCGCTTTCTGACCGAGCGCGGCCATGCGGATGCCGAGCGGACCGCGCAGGCCCTGGCCCGCACAGGCCTGACCGCCGACCGGGCCCTGGTCTCCCCGGCCCGGCGCACGCAGGAGACCTGGAGCCATATCGCCTCCACGCTCGGCGACCCGCCGGTGGAAAGCCCGATGGCGCTCTACCACGCCTCCACCGAGATGCTGCTGCGCGCCGTCACCGAGGCCTACGAAGCGGGCACCGCCGGGCTCGTTCTCGTGGGCCACAATCCCGGCATTGGCGGGCTGGCCCGCGAGATGGCCGCGCGCGCCGGGACGCTGTCGCGCTGGCCGGAGGGCTATCCCACCGGCGCCGCCTCGGTTTTCGAGATCGTCGCACCGGCCTCCGCGCTGAAGGGCGCCAGGCAGGTGCTGCTGCACAACCCGAAAGCCTGA
- a CDS encoding helix-turn-helix domain-containing protein: MNARAATPIDMEIGAKLRLFRCARDISQVQLAKELGVTFQQVQKYERGVNRIGSGRLYHAAQILRVPVSAFFEDLKGADEAAANAEQAPTLPVDVARLALRLAAIEDDETRRKAVEQVASVLDDIDA, from the coding sequence TTGAACGCACGTGCCGCTACGCCGATCGACATGGAGATCGGCGCGAAACTTCGTCTTTTCCGCTGCGCGCGGGACATCAGCCAGGTCCAGCTCGCCAAGGAGCTGGGCGTCACGTTCCAGCAGGTCCAGAAATACGAACGCGGCGTCAACCGCATCGGTTCGGGCCGGCTCTATCACGCGGCGCAGATCCTGCGCGTTCCGGTCAGCGCCTTCTTCGAGGACCTGAAGGGCGCGGACGAGGCGGCCGCCAATGCCGAGCAGGCACCCACGCTCCCGGTCGACGTCGCGCGCCTGGCCCTGCGCCTGGCCGCGATCGAGGACGACGAGACGCGCCGCAAGGCGGTCGAACAGGTGGCTTCGGTACTGGACGATATCGACGCGTGA
- a CDS encoding helix-turn-helix transcriptional regulator — MTIRPGLTMNDDGPIALNLAQALDFIERLQSMDDSARVIAEFERIIQRFGCSMFSAGLVENPTRVSTPILISTWPEEWQAHWVEKKLWHVDPIVHANLVRTEPFEWKDIFQVSSREGRKVFYEARAFGLADGFTVPSHQLSGPINTVTVVGEKLDWSPKERAMMHMLCLYFVGTLKRLMNEGRDRDEAPSPAFTAREVQVINYIASGKTSTEVADILGISENTVGFHMKRILSKLDCHTRTQAVVEPYRRGYLRP; from the coding sequence GTGACCATCCGGCCCGGGCTCACCATGAACGATGATGGCCCGATCGCGCTGAACCTGGCCCAGGCGCTCGATTTCATCGAGCGCCTGCAGTCCATGGACGACAGCGCCCGGGTCATCGCCGAATTCGAGCGCATCATCCAGCGCTTCGGCTGCTCGATGTTCTCCGCAGGCCTCGTGGAGAACCCCACGCGCGTGTCCACGCCGATCCTGATCTCCACCTGGCCGGAAGAATGGCAGGCCCACTGGGTGGAGAAGAAGCTCTGGCACGTGGACCCGATCGTGCACGCCAACCTCGTGCGTACCGAGCCCTTCGAGTGGAAGGACATCTTCCAGGTCTCCTCGCGCGAGGGCCGGAAGGTCTTCTACGAGGCGCGCGCCTTCGGGCTCGCCGACGGCTTCACCGTGCCCTCCCACCAGCTTTCCGGGCCGATCAACACGGTCACGGTGGTGGGGGAGAAGCTCGACTGGTCGCCGAAGGAGCGGGCGATGATGCACATGCTCTGCCTGTATTTCGTCGGCACGCTGAAGCGGCTGATGAACGAGGGGCGCGATCGCGACGAGGCGCCCTCCCCGGCCTTCACCGCCCGCGAGGTGCAGGTGATCAACTACATCGCTTCGGGCAAGACCTCGACCGAGGTCGCCGACATCCTGGGCATCTCGGAGAACACGGTCGGCTTCCACATGAAGCGGATCCTGTCCAAGCTGGACTGCCATACCCGCACCCAGGCCGTCGTCGAGCCCTACCGGCGCGGCTATCTGCGTCCCTGA